A window of Clostridium botulinum BKT015925 contains these coding sequences:
- a CDS encoding electron transfer flavoprotein subunit alpha/FixB family protein encodes MNIADFKGVWVFAEQRDGELQKVALELLGKGREIADKLGVELTAVLLGSKIENVANELLAHGADKVLYAEDERLAHYTTGAYTKVICDLVNEKKPEILFIGASFIGRDLGPRVAARLHTGLTADCTSLDTEEETGHLLMTRPAFGGNLMATIMCTENRPQMSTVRPGVFDKLEADESRVDASKVEKVQVELSAEDLKVSVKEVVKIAKEVADIGEADVLVAGGRGVGSKENFAKLEELAELLGGTIAGSRAAIDNGWIDHALQVGQTGKTVRPKLYIACGISGAIQHLAGMQDSDYIIAINKDEDASIMKVADLGLVGDLNKIIPELIAQVKSYN; translated from the coding sequence ATGAATATAGCAGATTTCAAAGGCGTTTGGGTATTCGCAGAACAAAGAGACGGAGAATTACAAAAAGTAGCTTTAGAATTACTTGGAAAAGGTAGAGAAATTGCAGATAAACTAGGAGTAGAATTAACTGCAGTTTTACTTGGAAGTAAAATAGAAAACGTTGCAAATGAATTATTAGCACATGGAGCTGATAAAGTTCTTTATGCTGAAGATGAAAGATTAGCACATTATACAACTGGTGCTTATACAAAAGTAATTTGTGATCTTGTAAATGAAAAGAAACCAGAAATATTATTCATAGGAGCTAGCTTCATAGGAAGGGATTTAGGTCCAAGAGTAGCTGCAAGATTACACACTGGTTTAACAGCAGATTGTACATCATTAGACACTGAAGAAGAAACTGGTCATTTATTAATGACAAGACCAGCATTTGGTGGAAACTTAATGGCAACAATCATGTGTACAGAAAACAGACCACAAATGTCAACTGTAAGACCAGGAGTTTTCGATAAATTAGAAGCTGATGAATCTAGAGTAGATGCATCTAAAGTAGAAAAAGTTCAAGTAGAACTATCTGCAGAGGATTTAAAAGTATCAGTTAAAGAAGTTGTTAAAATAGCTAAGGAAGTTGCTGATATTGGAGAAGCTGATGTATTAGTAGCAGGTGGTAGAGGTGTTGGAAGTAAAGAAAATTTTGCAAAATTAGAAGAACTTGCTGAATTATTAGGTGGAACAATAGCAGGATCAAGAGCAGCTATAGATAATGGCTGGATAGATCATGCATTACAAGTTGGTCAAACTGGTAAAACTGTAAGACCTAAATTATACATTGCTTGTGGTATTTCAGGAGCAATCCAACATTTAGCTGGAATGCAAGATAGTGATTACATAATCGCTATAAATAAAGATGAAGATGCTTCAATTATGAAAGTTGCTGATTTAGGATTAGTAGGAGATTTAAATAAAATAATACCTGAATTAATAGCACAAGTTAAAAGTTATAACTAG
- a CDS encoding 3-hydroxybutyryl-CoA dehydrogenase, producing MKKICVLGAGTMGAGIAQAFAVKGYEVVLRDIKDEFVERGLNVINKSLSKLVSKGKMEEAKKEEILSNITGTVDLNMAADCDLVVEAAIENMKIKKQIFGDLDNICKEETILASNTSSLSITEVASATNRPEKVIGMHFFNPAPVMKLVEVIRGMATSKETFDAIKELSESIGKEPVEVAEAPGFVVNRILIPMINEAVGILAEGIASAEDIDTAMKLGANHPMGPLALGDLIGLDVCLAIMDVLYNETGDSKYRAHTLLRKYVRAGYLGRKSGRGFHNYAK from the coding sequence ATGAAGAAAATATGTGTTCTAGGTGCTGGAACAATGGGAGCTGGAATTGCTCAAGCTTTCGCTGTAAAAGGATATGAAGTTGTTTTAAGAGATATTAAAGATGAATTTGTAGAAAGAGGACTTAATGTAATAAACAAAAGTCTTTCAAAGTTAGTATCAAAAGGAAAGATGGAAGAAGCTAAAAAAGAAGAAATACTTTCTAATATAACAGGAACAGTTGACCTTAATATGGCAGCTGATTGTGATTTAGTTGTAGAAGCAGCAATAGAAAATATGAAAATCAAGAAACAAATATTTGGTGATTTAGATAATATATGCAAAGAGGAAACAATACTTGCTTCAAATACATCTTCACTTTCAATAACAGAAGTTGCATCAGCAACAAATAGACCTGAAAAAGTTATAGGAATGCACTTCTTTAACCCAGCTCCAGTAATGAAACTTGTAGAGGTTATAAGAGGAATGGCAACATCAAAGGAAACTTTTGATGCTATAAAAGAACTTTCAGAATCAATTGGTAAAGAACCAGTAGAAGTTGCAGAAGCTCCTGGATTTGTTGTAAATAGAATTTTAATTCCAATGATTAATGAGGCTGTTGGAATTCTTGCAGAAGGAATTGCATCAGCAGAAGATATAGATACAGCTATGAAGCTTGGAGCTAATCACCCAATGGGACCTTTAGCATTAGGAGATCTTATAGGACTTGATGTATGTCTTGCTATAATGGATGTATTATATAACGAAACAGGAGATTCAAAATATAGAGCTCATACATTACTTAGAAAATATGTTAGAGCTGGATATCTTGGAAGAAAATCAGGAAGAGGATTCCACAACTACGCAAAATAA
- a CDS encoding sigma-54-dependent Fis family transcriptional regulator, translating into MEYNKKLHEEIIKKSHIRSMKYGVERERVISKKILSGKDCVVNIRKNQSLIKAAVPMMNTLQEILQGSGFIIVLTDENGCILNTIGDEDIMIVARSMNMITGAYMDEKSIGTNAMGVTIKEDIPIQISAKEHFVNAYHKWTCSAAPIHDIRGNIIGSINLTGAENKVHPHTLGLAVAAVRSIENQLKADEINKKLEEAYQYMNTIIDSIPSGIYTINSEGVVKSINKYACKVLGIKEENIINNSVENILPKWESILNKLKIGKTIRDKETIVNGCVNGRYNISAIPIRMIDEVVGMVVVFKEIQNVYKLINKYGGMSAKYTFDDIIGKSDEIKRVLEFSKDIASSPSTILIQGESGTGKELLAQSIHNYSNRSKQSFIAINCGAIPKSLIESELFGYEEGAFTGSKNGGHSGKFELANGGTLFLDEIGEMPLDMQVKLLRVLQEGYVTRVGGNKIIPVDVRIIAATNKNLEDEVKKGTFREDLYYRLKVIPIKLPSLRERNGDLKILIEHYLKLKAAKLKKDIPNIDEKILREMMLYHWPGNIRELENYIENLVNLNGRTTFKLNVHKENEKIMLNNEEKNDEVCSIEKMEIKLIKKCLKKHSGNISKTAKILGVSRNTLYLKMKKYEILI; encoded by the coding sequence ATGGAATATAACAAAAAATTACATGAAGAGATAATAAAAAAGTCGCATATAAGATCTATGAAGTATGGGGTAGAAAGAGAGAGGGTTATTTCTAAAAAAATACTAAGTGGAAAAGATTGCGTAGTTAATATAAGAAAAAACCAAAGTCTTATTAAGGCAGCTGTACCTATGATGAACACTTTGCAAGAAATATTACAAGGTTCAGGATTTATAATAGTACTTACAGATGAAAATGGATGTATATTAAATACAATAGGTGATGAAGACATTATGATTGTAGCGAGAAGTATGAATATGATAACGGGTGCATATATGGATGAAAAAAGTATAGGAACTAATGCTATGGGAGTTACAATAAAAGAAGATATACCAATACAAATTTCCGCTAAGGAACATTTTGTAAATGCATATCATAAGTGGACCTGCTCTGCTGCTCCAATTCATGATATAAGAGGAAATATAATAGGGAGCATAAATTTAACGGGGGCAGAGAATAAAGTTCACCCTCATACACTTGGATTAGCTGTGGCTGCAGTTCGTTCAATCGAAAATCAATTAAAAGCTGATGAAATTAATAAAAAATTAGAAGAAGCTTATCAATACATGAATACAATAATAGATTCTATACCTTCAGGAATATATACAATTAACTCTGAGGGGGTAGTTAAAAGTATAAATAAATATGCTTGCAAAGTTTTAGGAATTAAAGAAGAAAATATAATAAATAATAGTGTGGAAAATATATTACCTAAGTGGGAGAGTATATTAAACAAATTAAAGATTGGTAAAACTATTAGGGATAAGGAGACTATAGTTAATGGATGTGTAAATGGAAGATACAATATAAGTGCTATACCTATAAGGATGATTGATGAAGTAGTGGGGATGGTGGTAGTTTTTAAGGAAATACAAAATGTATATAAACTTATAAATAAATATGGTGGGATGAGTGCTAAATATACTTTTGACGATATAATTGGAAAAAGTGATGAGATAAAAAGGGTATTAGAATTTTCAAAAGATATAGCATCTAGTCCATCAACTATACTCATTCAAGGTGAAAGTGGCACGGGTAAGGAGTTGTTAGCTCAATCAATTCATAATTATAGTAATAGATCAAAACAAAGTTTTATAGCTATAAATTGTGGTGCTATACCTAAAAGTTTAATTGAAAGTGAACTATTTGGATATGAGGAAGGTGCATTTACAGGATCTAAAAATGGGGGGCATTCAGGAAAATTTGAGTTAGCAAATGGCGGAACTTTATTTTTAGACGAGATAGGAGAAATGCCATTAGATATGCAAGTGAAGCTATTAAGAGTTTTACAGGAGGGGTATGTTACACGTGTTGGAGGCAATAAAATAATTCCAGTAGATGTAAGAATAATAGCTGCTACAAATAAGAATTTAGAAGATGAAGTTAAAAAAGGTACCTTTAGAGAAGATTTATATTATAGATTAAAAGTAATACCTATAAAGTTACCTTCATTAAGAGAAAGAAATGGAGATCTTAAAATACTTATAGAACATTACTTAAAATTAAAAGCAGCTAAATTAAAAAAAGATATACCTAATATTGATGAAAAAATTCTTAGAGAAATGATGTTATATCATTGGCCGGGAAATATAAGAGAATTAGAAAATTATATAGAAAATTTAGTGAATTTAAATGGAAGAACAACTTTTAAACTTAATGTTCATAAGGAAAATGAAAAAATAATGCTTAATAATGAAGAAAAAAATGATGAAGTATGTTCTATTGAAAAAATGGAAATAAAGCTTATAAAAAAATGTCTAAAGAAACACAGTGGAAATATATCGAAAACTGCCAAAATATTAGGTGTATCAAGGAATACCTTATATTTAAAAATGAAGAAATATGAGATATTGATATAA
- a CDS encoding short-chain-enoyl-CoA hydratase: MEYKNVLLEKENNIAIVTINRPKALNALNTDTLNELELVVDEVAKDDDILVVILTGAGEKAFVAGADISEMKDKNVMEGRKFGLLGNKIFRKVETLEKPVIAAINGFALGGGCELSMACDIRIASQKAKFGQPEVSLGITPGFGGTQRLARHVGMGMAKELIYSAKNINADEALRIGLVNKVVAPEELMKEAKKLANEIAGRAPIAVKLCKQAINRGIQVDIDTAINIEAEIFGECFSTEDQKDAMTAFVEKRKLDGFKNR, from the coding sequence ATGGAATACAAAAATGTTTTATTAGAAAAAGAAAATAATATAGCTATCGTAACTATCAACAGACCTAAAGCATTAAATGCATTGAATACAGATACCTTAAATGAATTAGAGTTAGTTGTTGATGAAGTTGCTAAGGATGATGACATTCTTGTTGTTATATTAACAGGTGCTGGTGAAAAAGCATTTGTTGCAGGAGCAGATATTTCTGAAATGAAAGATAAAAATGTTATGGAAGGTAGAAAGTTTGGACTTTTGGGCAATAAAATATTCAGAAAAGTCGAAACATTGGAAAAACCAGTGATAGCAGCCATTAATGGATTTGCCTTAGGTGGCGGTTGTGAACTTTCCATGGCTTGTGACATAAGAATAGCATCTCAAAAAGCTAAGTTTGGACAACCTGAAGTTTCACTTGGAATTACCCCAGGATTTGGTGGAACACAAAGACTTGCAAGACATGTAGGTATGGGAATGGCTAAAGAATTAATATATTCAGCTAAAAATATAAATGCTGATGAAGCCCTTAGAATAGGTCTTGTAAATAAAGTTGTTGCACCGGAAGAGTTAATGAAAGAAGCTAAAAAACTTGCAAATGAGATTGCGGGAAGAGCTCCAATTGCTGTAAAACTTTGCAAACAAGCTATAAATAGAGGAATTCAAGTAGATATAGACACAGCAATTAATATAGAAGCTGAAATTTTTGGAGAATGCTTCTCGACAGAAGACCAGAAAGACGCAATGACAGCATTTGTAGAAAAAAGAAAATTAGATGGTTTCAAAAACAGATAG
- a CDS encoding redox-sensing transcriptional repressor Rex: MEKKRNISMAVIRRLPKYYRYLSELIDNDVDRISSKELSEKIGFTASQIRQDLNNFGDFGQQGYGYNVKDLYNEIRAILGLDGDYNIVIIGAGNIGQAIANYTNFDKMGFNLKGIFDVNPKLLGLKIRDVEIKDIDKLEDFLQKEKVHIGVICVTKSNAQEVCDIFKRNGVKGIWNFAPVDLIGGDDVVIENVHLSESLLTLTYLLNGFK; the protein is encoded by the coding sequence GTGGAAAAGAAAAGAAATATTTCGATGGCCGTTATAAGAAGATTACCAAAATATTACAGATATTTATCTGAACTAATAGATAATGATGTTGATAGAATTTCTTCTAAGGAATTAAGTGAAAAAATAGGATTTACTGCATCACAAATTCGCCAAGATCTTAATAACTTTGGGGACTTTGGACAACAAGGATACGGATATAATGTAAAAGATTTATATAATGAAATAAGAGCTATATTAGGATTAGACGGAGATTATAATATAGTTATTATTGGTGCAGGTAATATAGGGCAAGCAATTGCTAATTATACTAATTTTGATAAAATGGGATTCAATTTAAAGGGAATTTTTGATGTTAATCCTAAATTATTAGGATTAAAAATAAGAGACGTAGAAATAAAGGATATAGACAAATTAGAAGACTTTTTACAAAAAGAAAAAGTTCATATTGGGGTTATTTGTGTTACTAAAAGTAATGCGCAAGAAGTGTGTGATATATTTAAAAGAAATGGTGTTAAGGGTATATGGAATTTTGCACCTGTTGATTTAATAGGTGGAGACGATGTAGTTATAGAAAATGTACATTTGAGTGAAAGCCTATTAACACTTACTTATCTTTTGAACGGATTTAAGTAG
- a CDS encoding acyl-CoA dehydrogenase: protein MDFNLTREQQYVKQMVKEFVENEVKPMAAETDATGIFPMENYKKLAKYGVIGLPYPKEYGGTGGDYLSYILAVEEVSKACGTTGIAFSVNTSLCCGAIYQNGTEDQKKKYLPDLCSGKKIGCFGLTEPNAGTDASAGQTIAVKDGDKYILNGQKCFITNAPIADVFVIFAMTDKSKGNKGITAFIVEKDFPGISIGKVEDKMGINGAQVGEIILEDCPVPAENLLGKEGRGFGIAMKTLDGGRIGVAAQGLGIAEGAFNEAKEYMKERKQFGKQLYKFQGIAWRMADMDVRIEQSRHLLYKAAMDKNDGRPYSVSAARAKLSCTDTAMYVTTEAVQLFGGYGYIKDYPVERMFRDAKITQIYEGTNEVQRMVISGSIFR, encoded by the coding sequence ATGGATTTTAATTTAACTAGAGAGCAACAATATGTAAAACAGATGGTAAAAGAATTTGTAGAAAATGAAGTAAAACCTATGGCTGCTGAAACAGATGCAACAGGTATATTTCCAATGGAAAATTATAAAAAATTAGCCAAATATGGTGTGATTGGCTTACCTTATCCAAAAGAATATGGTGGAACAGGTGGAGATTACCTATCTTACATTTTAGCAGTAGAAGAAGTTTCAAAGGCTTGTGGTACTACTGGAATAGCATTTTCAGTAAACACTTCTTTATGTTGTGGAGCTATTTATCAAAATGGTACAGAAGATCAGAAGAAAAAATATCTTCCAGATTTATGCTCAGGTAAAAAAATAGGTTGTTTTGGATTAACTGAACCAAATGCAGGTACTGATGCTTCAGCAGGACAAACTATAGCAGTAAAAGATGGAGATAAATATATATTAAATGGACAAAAATGCTTTATAACAAATGCTCCAATAGCAGATGTATTCGTTATATTTGCAATGACTGATAAATCTAAAGGAAATAAGGGAATAACAGCATTTATAGTTGAAAAAGATTTCCCAGGAATATCAATTGGTAAAGTTGAAGATAAAATGGGTATAAATGGAGCGCAAGTTGGAGAAATCATACTTGAAGATTGTCCAGTTCCAGCTGAAAACCTACTTGGAAAAGAAGGAAGAGGATTTGGAATTGCTATGAAGACTCTTGATGGAGGAAGAATTGGTGTTGCGGCTCAAGGTCTTGGAATAGCAGAAGGCGCTTTCAATGAAGCTAAAGAATATATGAAAGAAAGAAAACAATTCGGAAAACAATTATATAAATTCCAAGGAATAGCTTGGAGAATGGCAGACATGGATGTAAGAATTGAACAATCTAGACACTTATTATACAAAGCTGCTATGGATAAAAATGATGGTAGACCATACTCAGTTTCAGCTGCAAGAGCTAAACTATCTTGTACAGATACTGCTATGTATGTTACTACTGAAGCTGTTCAATTATTCGGTGGATATGGATATATTAAAGATTATCCAGTAGAAAGAATGTTTAGAGATGCTAAGATAACTCAAATTTACGAAGGAACTAATGAAGTTCAAAGAATGGTTATTTCAGGATCAATATTCAGATAA
- a CDS encoding electron transfer flavoprotein subunit beta/FixA family protein translates to MKIVVCLKQVPDTNQVKIDPVTGTLIREGVPSIINPEDKNALEEALRLKDENGATVTVISMGPPQAEAALREAMAMGADDAILISDRAFAGADTLATSYALAGALKKLDYDFILAGRQAIDGDTAQVGPEIAEHLGIPQITYVEKVDVEGDKLTVRRALENGYEVLEVQTPCLLTAIKELNEPRYMDMRNVFGVFEKEVKVWSADDIDVDKALLGLKGSPTKVKRSMTKEAKGQGEVVNKPVKEAAAYAASKLKEKHYI, encoded by the coding sequence ATGAAAATAGTTGTTTGCTTAAAGCAAGTTCCAGATACAAACCAAGTTAAAATAGATCCAGTTACAGGAACACTTATAAGAGAAGGAGTTCCATCAATTATAAATCCGGAAGATAAAAATGCTTTAGAAGAAGCATTAAGATTAAAAGATGAAAACGGAGCTACTGTTACAGTAATAAGTATGGGACCTCCACAAGCAGAAGCTGCACTAAGAGAAGCTATGGCTATGGGAGCTGATGATGCTATATTAATATCTGATAGAGCATTTGCAGGAGCCGATACACTTGCAACATCTTATGCACTAGCAGGAGCATTGAAAAAATTAGACTATGATTTTATATTAGCAGGAAGACAAGCTATTGATGGAGATACTGCACAAGTTGGACCAGAAATAGCTGAACATTTAGGAATTCCTCAAATTACTTATGTAGAAAAAGTAGATGTTGAAGGAGATAAATTAACAGTAAGAAGAGCACTTGAAAATGGATATGAAGTATTAGAAGTTCAAACTCCATGTCTTTTAACTGCAATTAAAGAATTAAATGAACCAAGATATATGGATATGAGAAATGTATTCGGTGTATTTGAAAAAGAAGTTAAAGTATGGTCAGCTGATGATATAGATGTTGACAAAGCTTTATTAGGATTAAAAGGATCTCCAACAAAAGTTAAGAGATCAATGACTAAAGAAGCTAAAGGACAAGGTGAAGTAGTTAATAAGCCAGTTAAAGAAGCAGCAGCTTATGCAGCTTCAAAATTAAAAGAAAAACACTACATTTAG